One stretch of Thalassophryne amazonica chromosome 19, fThaAma1.1, whole genome shotgun sequence DNA includes these proteins:
- the ptbp1a gene encoding polypyrimidine tract-binding protein 1a isoform X1 produces the protein MDGRLDADLYPLGSGYVPEIDSVHDISVGTKRGSDELFSSCMSNGPYIMNSANGNDSKKFKGDVRSPGVPSRVVHVRKLPNDINEAEVIGLGLPFGKVTNLLMLKGKNQAFLELNSEECAQTMVSYYSSVTPVIRNHPIYMQYSTHKELKTDNSPNQVRAQAALQAVNALHGGGMGSMAISGDAASLGAAAAAAAQSPVLRVIVENLFYPVTLDVLHQIFSKFGTVLKIITFTKNNQFQALIQYADGMTAQHAKLSLDGQNIYNACCTLRISFSKLTSLNVKYNNDKSRDYTRPDLPTVDSQPSLDHQAMAAAAFVVLDVLAAPGIISASPYGGAHAFPPTFAIQQAAGLSMPGIPSALASLGVSHSGMAAAAAAAASRLGLPGLTASAGHNVLLVSNLNPESVTPHCLFILFGVYGDVMRVKILFNKKENALIQMSDGTQAQLAMSHLNGQRLHGRAMRVTLSKHTTVQLPREGHEDQGLTKDYSNSPLHRFKKPGSKNYCNIYPPSPTLHLSNIPPSVVEDDLQRLFASSGATVKAFKFFQKDRKMALIQMASVEEAIESLIEFHNHDLGENHHLRVSFSKSTI, from the exons AGGGGATCTGACGAACTCTTTTCTTCTTGCATGTCCAACGGGCCCTATATCATGAACTCAG CCAATGGCAACGACAGCAAAAAATTCAAAGGTGACGTTCGTAGTCCTGGTGTTCCGTCACGTGTGGTTCATGTACGCAAGCTACCCAATGACATAAACGAGGCTGAGGTCATTGGCCTGGGACTGCCCTTTGGGAAGGTCACAAATCTGCTGATGCTTAAAGGGAAAAACCAG GCATTCCTGGAACTAAACAGTGAGGAGTGTGCACAGACGATGGTGAGCTACTACTCCTCTGTCACTCCAGTCATAAGAAACCATCCCATTTACATGCAGTACTCGACCCACAAGGAGCTCAAAACGGACAACTCTCCCAACCAAGTG CGTGCCCAGGCGGCTCTCCAGGCAGTCAATGCATTGCATGGTGGAGGAATGGGAAGCATGGCAATTTCTGGAGATGCAGCTAGCTtgggagcagctgcagcagcagccgcCCAAAGCCCTGTGCTGAGAGTCATTGTTGAAAACCTCTTTTACCCAGTCACCCTGGATGTATTGCACCAG ATTTTCTCTAAGTTTGGCACTGTGCTAAAGATCATCACTTTCACAAAGAACAACCAGTTCCAAGCTCTGATCCAGTATGCTGATGGCATGACAGCTCAGCACGCTAAACTG TCTCTAGATGGTCAGAACATCTACAATGCCTGTTGTACCCTGAGAATCAGCTTTTCCAAGCTCACTAGCCTAAATGTGAAGTACAATAATGACAAGAGCAGGGATTACACACGACCAGACCTCCCCACTGTGGATTCTCAGCCCTCCCTTGACCACCAGGCCATGGCAGCTGCTGCATTTG TTGTACTTGATGTTCTAGCTGCTCCAGGAATAATCTCAGCTTCTCCATATGGTGGAGCCCATGCCTTCCCACCAACCTTTGCCATCCAGCAAGCAGCGG GTCTGTCCATGCCTGGTATACCCAGTGCCCTGGCATCTTTAGGTGTGAGCCATAGTGGCatggcagcagcggcagcagccgcTGCTAGCCGTCTCGGCCTTCCAGGGCTCACGGCTTCTGCAGGACACAATGTCTTGCTGGTCAGCAATCTGAACCCTGAG AGCGTTACGCCACACTGCCTCTTTATTCTTTTCG GTGTGTATGGCGATGTGATGAGAGTGAAGATCCtcttcaataaaaaggagaatgCCCTGATTCAGATGTCTGATGGCACACAGGCTCAGCTAG CTATGAGCCACCTGAACGGCCAGCGGCTTCATGGAAGGGCCATGCGTGTGACTTTATCAAAGCACACCACCGTACAGCTGCCCAGGGAAGGCCATGAGGACCAGGGACTCACGAAGGACTACAGCAATTCACCACTTCATCGTTTCAAGAAACCCGGCTCCAAGAATTACTGCAATATTTACCCACCCTCTCCAACACTCCACCTCTCCAACATACC GCCTTCTGTTGTGGAAGATGACCTCCAGAGGCTTTTTGCCAGCTCAGGAGCTACAGTCAAGGCCTTCAAGTTCTTtca GAAAGACCGCAAGATGGCCCTTATCCAGATGGCCTCAGTTGAGGAGGCAATAGAGTCCCTCATTGAGTTCCACAACCATGATCTTGGAGAGAACCACCATCTTCGAGTCTCCTTCTCCAAGTCTACCATTTGA
- the ptbp1a gene encoding polypyrimidine tract-binding protein 1a isoform X3: protein MDGRLDADLYPLGSGYVPEIDSVHDISVGTKRGSDELFSSCMSNGPYIMNSANGNDSKKFKGDVRSPGVPSRVVHVRKLPNDINEAEVIGLGLPFGKVTNLLMLKGKNQAFLELNSEECAQTMVSYYSSVTPVIRNHPIYMQYSTHKELKTDNSPNQVRAQAALQAVNALHGGGMGSMAISGDAASLGAAAAAAAQSPVLRVIVENLFYPVTLDVLHQIFSKFGTVLKIITFTKNNQFQALIQYADGMTAQHAKLSLDGQNIYNACCTLRISFSKLTSLNVKYNNDKSRDYTRPDLPTVDSQPSLDHQAMAAAAFGIISASPYGGAHAFPPTFAIQQAAGLSMPGIPSALASLGVSHSGMAAAAAAAASRLGLPGLTASAGHNVLLVSNLNPESVTPHCLFILFGVYGDVMRVKILFNKKENALIQMSDGTQAQLAMSHLNGQRLHGRAMRVTLSKHTTVQLPREGHEDQGLTKDYSNSPLHRFKKPGSKNYCNIYPPSPTLHLSNIPPSVVEDDLQRLFASSGATVKAFKFFQKDRKMALIQMASVEEAIESLIEFHNHDLGENHHLRVSFSKSTI from the exons AGGGGATCTGACGAACTCTTTTCTTCTTGCATGTCCAACGGGCCCTATATCATGAACTCAG CCAATGGCAACGACAGCAAAAAATTCAAAGGTGACGTTCGTAGTCCTGGTGTTCCGTCACGTGTGGTTCATGTACGCAAGCTACCCAATGACATAAACGAGGCTGAGGTCATTGGCCTGGGACTGCCCTTTGGGAAGGTCACAAATCTGCTGATGCTTAAAGGGAAAAACCAG GCATTCCTGGAACTAAACAGTGAGGAGTGTGCACAGACGATGGTGAGCTACTACTCCTCTGTCACTCCAGTCATAAGAAACCATCCCATTTACATGCAGTACTCGACCCACAAGGAGCTCAAAACGGACAACTCTCCCAACCAAGTG CGTGCCCAGGCGGCTCTCCAGGCAGTCAATGCATTGCATGGTGGAGGAATGGGAAGCATGGCAATTTCTGGAGATGCAGCTAGCTtgggagcagctgcagcagcagccgcCCAAAGCCCTGTGCTGAGAGTCATTGTTGAAAACCTCTTTTACCCAGTCACCCTGGATGTATTGCACCAG ATTTTCTCTAAGTTTGGCACTGTGCTAAAGATCATCACTTTCACAAAGAACAACCAGTTCCAAGCTCTGATCCAGTATGCTGATGGCATGACAGCTCAGCACGCTAAACTG TCTCTAGATGGTCAGAACATCTACAATGCCTGTTGTACCCTGAGAATCAGCTTTTCCAAGCTCACTAGCCTAAATGTGAAGTACAATAATGACAAGAGCAGGGATTACACACGACCAGACCTCCCCACTGTGGATTCTCAGCCCTCCCTTGACCACCAGGCCATGGCAGCTGCTGCATTTG GAATAATCTCAGCTTCTCCATATGGTGGAGCCCATGCCTTCCCACCAACCTTTGCCATCCAGCAAGCAGCGG GTCTGTCCATGCCTGGTATACCCAGTGCCCTGGCATCTTTAGGTGTGAGCCATAGTGGCatggcagcagcggcagcagccgcTGCTAGCCGTCTCGGCCTTCCAGGGCTCACGGCTTCTGCAGGACACAATGTCTTGCTGGTCAGCAATCTGAACCCTGAG AGCGTTACGCCACACTGCCTCTTTATTCTTTTCG GTGTGTATGGCGATGTGATGAGAGTGAAGATCCtcttcaataaaaaggagaatgCCCTGATTCAGATGTCTGATGGCACACAGGCTCAGCTAG CTATGAGCCACCTGAACGGCCAGCGGCTTCATGGAAGGGCCATGCGTGTGACTTTATCAAAGCACACCACCGTACAGCTGCCCAGGGAAGGCCATGAGGACCAGGGACTCACGAAGGACTACAGCAATTCACCACTTCATCGTTTCAAGAAACCCGGCTCCAAGAATTACTGCAATATTTACCCACCCTCTCCAACACTCCACCTCTCCAACATACC GCCTTCTGTTGTGGAAGATGACCTCCAGAGGCTTTTTGCCAGCTCAGGAGCTACAGTCAAGGCCTTCAAGTTCTTtca GAAAGACCGCAAGATGGCCCTTATCCAGATGGCCTCAGTTGAGGAGGCAATAGAGTCCCTCATTGAGTTCCACAACCATGATCTTGGAGAGAACCACCATCTTCGAGTCTCCTTCTCCAAGTCTACCATTTGA
- the ptbp1a gene encoding polypyrimidine tract-binding protein 1a isoform X2, whose translation MDGRLDADLYPLGSGYVPEIDSVHDISVGTKRGSDELFSSCMSNGPYIMNSANGNDSKKFKGDVRSPGVPSRVVHVRKLPNDINEAEVIGLGLPFGKVTNLLMLKGKNQAFLELNSEECAQTMVSYYSSVTPVIRNHPIYMQYSTHKELKTDNSPNQVRAQAALQAVNALHGGGMGSMAISGDAASLGAAAAAAAQSPVLRVIVENLFYPVTLDVLHQIFSKFGTVLKIITFTKNNQFQALIQYADGMTAQHAKLSLDGQNIYNACCTLRISFSKLTSLNVKYNNDKSRDYTRPDLPTVDSQPSLDHQAMAAAAFAAPGIISASPYGGAHAFPPTFAIQQAAGLSMPGIPSALASLGVSHSGMAAAAAAAASRLGLPGLTASAGHNVLLVSNLNPESVTPHCLFILFGVYGDVMRVKILFNKKENALIQMSDGTQAQLAMSHLNGQRLHGRAMRVTLSKHTTVQLPREGHEDQGLTKDYSNSPLHRFKKPGSKNYCNIYPPSPTLHLSNIPPSVVEDDLQRLFASSGATVKAFKFFQKDRKMALIQMASVEEAIESLIEFHNHDLGENHHLRVSFSKSTI comes from the exons AGGGGATCTGACGAACTCTTTTCTTCTTGCATGTCCAACGGGCCCTATATCATGAACTCAG CCAATGGCAACGACAGCAAAAAATTCAAAGGTGACGTTCGTAGTCCTGGTGTTCCGTCACGTGTGGTTCATGTACGCAAGCTACCCAATGACATAAACGAGGCTGAGGTCATTGGCCTGGGACTGCCCTTTGGGAAGGTCACAAATCTGCTGATGCTTAAAGGGAAAAACCAG GCATTCCTGGAACTAAACAGTGAGGAGTGTGCACAGACGATGGTGAGCTACTACTCCTCTGTCACTCCAGTCATAAGAAACCATCCCATTTACATGCAGTACTCGACCCACAAGGAGCTCAAAACGGACAACTCTCCCAACCAAGTG CGTGCCCAGGCGGCTCTCCAGGCAGTCAATGCATTGCATGGTGGAGGAATGGGAAGCATGGCAATTTCTGGAGATGCAGCTAGCTtgggagcagctgcagcagcagccgcCCAAAGCCCTGTGCTGAGAGTCATTGTTGAAAACCTCTTTTACCCAGTCACCCTGGATGTATTGCACCAG ATTTTCTCTAAGTTTGGCACTGTGCTAAAGATCATCACTTTCACAAAGAACAACCAGTTCCAAGCTCTGATCCAGTATGCTGATGGCATGACAGCTCAGCACGCTAAACTG TCTCTAGATGGTCAGAACATCTACAATGCCTGTTGTACCCTGAGAATCAGCTTTTCCAAGCTCACTAGCCTAAATGTGAAGTACAATAATGACAAGAGCAGGGATTACACACGACCAGACCTCCCCACTGTGGATTCTCAGCCCTCCCTTGACCACCAGGCCATGGCAGCTGCTGCATTTG CTGCTCCAGGAATAATCTCAGCTTCTCCATATGGTGGAGCCCATGCCTTCCCACCAACCTTTGCCATCCAGCAAGCAGCGG GTCTGTCCATGCCTGGTATACCCAGTGCCCTGGCATCTTTAGGTGTGAGCCATAGTGGCatggcagcagcggcagcagccgcTGCTAGCCGTCTCGGCCTTCCAGGGCTCACGGCTTCTGCAGGACACAATGTCTTGCTGGTCAGCAATCTGAACCCTGAG AGCGTTACGCCACACTGCCTCTTTATTCTTTTCG GTGTGTATGGCGATGTGATGAGAGTGAAGATCCtcttcaataaaaaggagaatgCCCTGATTCAGATGTCTGATGGCACACAGGCTCAGCTAG CTATGAGCCACCTGAACGGCCAGCGGCTTCATGGAAGGGCCATGCGTGTGACTTTATCAAAGCACACCACCGTACAGCTGCCCAGGGAAGGCCATGAGGACCAGGGACTCACGAAGGACTACAGCAATTCACCACTTCATCGTTTCAAGAAACCCGGCTCCAAGAATTACTGCAATATTTACCCACCCTCTCCAACACTCCACCTCTCCAACATACC GCCTTCTGTTGTGGAAGATGACCTCCAGAGGCTTTTTGCCAGCTCAGGAGCTACAGTCAAGGCCTTCAAGTTCTTtca GAAAGACCGCAAGATGGCCCTTATCCAGATGGCCTCAGTTGAGGAGGCAATAGAGTCCCTCATTGAGTTCCACAACCATGATCTTGGAGAGAACCACCATCTTCGAGTCTCCTTCTCCAAGTCTACCATTTGA